DNA sequence from the Larus michahellis chromosome Z, bLarMic1.1, whole genome shotgun sequence genome:
TCAATTCATTATCAAGCATAACCACTTCAGATTAGACAGTATTGCATGCaacattttattgtaaaaaataatttcagatttacaGTTCAGACCTCTGTAAGGTTAAGCACATTTTACAACGTGTTCCATTCTGCATGAAGCTGTACTTCAAGAATTAGGACAAGAAAATCTGGTCTAACTGTAGATTCAGAAATTCATTGTTACTGGAACCATTAAGTGAAACCAACAAATGCAGCAAAAGTTACAGTAAAACTATTGCTTGGTACTTTTATTCACATGCATGCAGAACAGTGTAGTCAGTTTTGAAATAGCACTCCAGACAACTAAGCCTATGCTAACCAGAAAAGACTAAACTAATTGCACAACTCTGCAAGGTAGACATTTAATTGTTTAACGGCCGGACACTTTTATGAATGATCTTCTAGGCCCTTTTGCTTCATTGGTGCACTCTATCTTCTCCATATAGGCAGCTCATTTTGCTCCTGCCTGCATAGATTTCCTTTCATTAGCCGCTTTTTGTTTTTGCTGCATGATTTCAGAGtctctgtgaagaaaaaaaagttggattTAAGATACGGACTCACTGTTTTTCTAAGCAGTCTTTTCCAGCTTGTTTTTGCCCTTTAGCAACCCCCAtttcaagaagggaaaaagattAGTACAAAACTTCGCAGTTATCCATGAACACACTGCTTCTATTATCCTGTTTTTTTCAGTACCATACCCCATGATGTAGACAAGTTACGCGATTAGTAGACCTTATGTAATTCTGTTAGTTTTATAAGTAAAGGACAACAATGGATCAAACATCTTGAAGAAAGTATTACACAATCTTTCCCTGTTCCTACCAGGCAAAAAGCTGATCAAAAGAAATAGAAGCTTTACAAGTCTTAACAAAAATAGAGCTGTTTAACAGCACAAAGAGTAAAACCTACATCCACCATTTATGCTCTGGCAAGTGAATGGACCATGAATCAAGGCAAAGTACTTAAATGCTGTTTCAGCTGAGATACCAGATTCTTTCTGacccactttcccctcctgttttGTCCAATCATTTCACTCAACTAGATCTTACCTCTGTTTTCTCTGAGAAGCAGACAAGCtatcctctttccttttccctttgtggATTTCCTGAGtcttcttcaggttcttctggCGGGCAAGCTCACGTTGGTTCCCACCTGTAAGATAATATACAGTTTATACAGACAGGTACTACCACTTTTTACACACAGTTTACCTGGGTAGAAATCTATTATAAAGGTGGTAAGGTTTGGCTCAATCTATAGGGTTCATATGGCAGTATTTTCCACCACAGTCTTCCCCTCCAGTGCACAATAGGAGGCTTGAAAACCTGTTAGTTCTCACATTTACATTTCTACAGGTCACTACCAAGAGATCCCCAAAATCCATTCCAACATTCCTTTCAGAAACGTAATGCAGTTTCCCATAAAGACTGAAGGGAGACCATCCCATCAATATCCCGagcaaaacaacaacagtaactcATCCAAAGAGCAGCCATCCTGTCTATCTCAAACAGATTCCAGCATCCCATATAGCTTGCAAATTAATTTTAGACTGAAAGCACAGCATTAAAATGAGGGCAGCCTAAAAGAGTTTATAAACTTCCTCAAACTCTTCCCAAGGGCCTCTAAGAAATCAAAAAGCAAATGGCTGTTTGGAATCCAGAAACATCCACCTGCTTTCAGTCTGTACTGCTGTCACACAAAGTCACTGATGGATTTCATCACATCCCACGGTTAAGCACCATAAACTTTCTAAGTCTTGCTCATACTTAGTTATGGCCCATATATGTATTTGTAGGAAGAATACACTTCTGCAGATATCACTAAGAAGATGACTAGTATAGTTAATACATGAACTTTGGCTTTACTTCTTACTGGATAAAGTCTCCAAATCTACTTAACACAGGATTCATAACGTGTTATTGAGCAATCATATCCCAGAAGCTCAGCTACTGCTATCAAATGCTAAAGTTGCCTTACTCTGGGAACCATGAAAGCAGAGATGAACACATAATACCCAAGCAACTACATGTAGGTTTAATTCATTTTTGCTCCAAGGGAGCTGACATGTATGCAGTATGAGGCTAAGGCAGCTATGGAGCTTCATCCCAAGATTTTGTTTACCTACCAGGTACCACAGACCCCCTTGCAAAAGAAGTGGGGCTGACAAAGCTGAAGTTAACACACAACCAAAACTCCAGTTCCTCATCAAGACAGCTTGTTCAGAATAAAGCGACTCATCACATTCCCAAAATAAGTGCATGCACATGTCCCTGCACAGAGTGGACAACCGTAATGCTGTCCATATGCAAGAGTATTTTCATGCTATTGAAGGAATTACCAAACAAGCATTCAGGAAGGTTCCTTCTATGCACTGTTACAGGCTTCTGTTCATAGCATTCTTTCCTGTGCATGATTTTTAGATTTCACCGTAAACCAACAtctgtatttttcagtcttcctctTCAATCTTCCTCATTATATGAGTTTCTTTATGTAGGTGTTCCCTTAACTTCTCAGTAAGCGCACAGTTACAGTTGTTCTACTTACTTTGCTTGTGATGGACTGTTGATATATTCAGTTAATTACACTCAAATGCTATTAAAGAGGTGACCTCAAAAGATTTTTACTTGAAATCAAGCACAACAGTTAAGCATGGCCTTAGCAAGTGCTTAGTCTAACTTCAAACAAAAGTGAGAACAGTAACATTAAATATAAAGACAAAACCACATCACTGTTGCCAGTATAGAGGACACCTCTCCCCAGGACTACCAATCCCCTGAACTGATGGCAAGTCAGGCATGCAATCTTTTTGATCAGACAATATTCCTGAGGGCATGACATCAAAACCTGCACAACGCAATTGCTGCTCAGAGCAGATGCAACACTCCATCTAAATACCCAGTGTCTTCTAGGGAACGGCCGCAGccatcacacacacaaactcttCTCCATTAGTTGACAATCATTGCTTAGTATCCACCTCCTTACGGCAGTTCTAGTCTGCTCTAACCTGTCAGAGCTGGTTCAGTTGCTTGGTATTTCTTCTTGCCCTGCTTCTTTTGGTCTCAAAGTGTTCCAGATAAGCTAGGCATAATCACTTGTGCTGTTAAACAAACATGATCCCATTCTTCTATGATGAAAAATTAAAGCTCCATCTCGCCGTAATCTCTGTTGTGCCTCTTTTCAGTCTCTCTCCAGTCTTAAAACTACCTATGCCATCTTCCAATCTTGAAGACAGAGATCTAGCCAATCTTCAGGTGCCTGTAATTTCAGGCAGAAATGGAAGCAGTTTAGGACTAGGTATCTGCCATGTCAACAAGTAGACAAGAGCAACCCTGCAGAAGCAGGGTTCTGTGCATTCTTCATACCAGTATGTGTACTGTCTGGCAAGAGGTGCCAAAAGCCCAAATGAAAACATCGCATTATGACTGCTATTTCCCAAGGGATGCTTCTGCCTTGGAAGATACACTTCATCTGTGACACAACATCAAGTACTACCTTTTAAAAAAGCTAAGAGAACTCCTGCTCCATCCTTCTCACCCACATTCATTGAGATCCTGTCCCCAAAGTCCACGTAGAAGAAGGGCTACTTTTTTCAGAAACTGAAGTAAAACAGCTATCTATCTCTGGCTGTACTGGTGTTGATTAGAACCTGATGACTCATGAGCAGATGATACATTCCAGGCTATAAACAGTTCTTGAGTTTTGTGGTGCTCAGGAGGCATGGAATGTGGTATGAACAAGCTAGCAGCAACGAAACAACTCTTCTGTGGTGCTTAAAGAAATGAAGTATCTTCTTTTATCACaaagaaaaagaggcaagaaGTCAAAACACACTGCTCTAGTCAGAATTCACGTAACAGTTATCCTCCACCCTTCGACCCGGTGCAGTTCCTTCCTTTCCAAGCAAACATTGTGCAGGGTGTCTGCAGTGTTATTCTGTACACATGGTAAGACTGTAAATTTAAGAACGAAACTGAATGGCATCACTGCAAAAGCT
Encoded proteins:
- the SERF1B gene encoding small EDRK-rich factor 1; translation: MTRGNQRELARQKNLKKTQEIHKGKRKEDSLSASQRKQRDSEIMQQKQKAANERKSMQAGAK